A stretch of Pomacea canaliculata isolate SZHN2017 linkage group LG6, ASM307304v1, whole genome shotgun sequence DNA encodes these proteins:
- the LOC112567192 gene encoding uncharacterized protein LOC112567192: MAPPKVSVTKKQPLEDVGALEQKVGGKAFTSGLYANKVDPSFVGCQQTTTSCQRGRYRKPIIIGLALTFLTLIICVTVVCVVIFVIDKRHGQKPPGPGDVFQMGLSSSDDVQYDDNRQRINVTMKGRPTATFAYADFGKGVAVFKDDVNKQCYVVRPLLENYLRAKTRWQTFQGFRPFPRCPPLQVQGLIDPATLDPEVAQQCEDYLVLQASFQIPINPPQGDGPMGDGPMGDGPMGDGPMGDGPMGDGPMWDEHHHHPDMHMEKK; the protein is encoded by the exons ATGGCACCCCCCAAAGTGTCAGTCACCAAGAAACAGCCTTTGGAGGATGTCGGAGCGTTG GAGCAGAAGGTGGGAGGCAAGGCGTTCACTTCCGGTCTGTACGCCAACAAGGTTGATCCCAGCTTCGTCGGGTGCCAGCAGACGACGACGTCGTGCCAGCGTGGCCGTTATCGAAAACCCATCATCATCGGCCTTGCCCTCACCTTTCTCACCCTCATCATCTGCGTCACTGTCGTTTGCGTCGTTATCTTCGTGATTGATAAACGACATGGGCAG AAACCACCTGGCCCCGGAGATGTCTTCCAGATGGGCCTCTCCTCCAGCGACGACGTCCAGTACGACGACAACAGGCAGAGGATCAATGTCACAATGAAAGGCCGCCCCACAGCTACCTTTGCCTATGCAGATTTCGGCAAG GGAGTGGCAGTGTTCAAGGACGATGTGAACAAACAATGCTATGTTGTAAGGCCTCTTCTAGAGAACTATCTGAGAGCCAAGACCCGCTGGCAAACTTTTCAG GGATTCAGGCCATTCCCTCGTTGTCCTCCTCTGCAAGTGCAAGGACTTATTGACCCCGCGACCCTGGATCCAGAGGTCGCCCAGCAATGTGAAGATTATTTGGTCCTCCAAGCTTCATTCCAGATTCCTATAAATCCTCCAC AGGGAGATGGACCCATGGGGGATGGACCCATGGGAGATGGACCCATGGGGGATGGACCCATGGGGGATGGACCCATGGGAGATGGACCCATGTGGGatgaacatcatcatcaccctgACATGCACAtggaaaagaaatag